One Megamonas hypermegale genomic window carries:
- the tnpA gene encoding IS200/IS605 family transposase, which produces MNDIKSLSHSKWRCKYHIVFAPKYRRQVIYKKIRVDIGKILRQLCKRKKVEIIEAECCPNHIHMLVAIPPHLSVAGFMGYLKSKSSLMIFDRHANLKYKYGNRHFWCRGYYVDTVGKYENAIKEYIKNQLEEDIMIDQISLKEYIDPFTGSKGQ; this is translated from the coding sequence ATGAATGATATAAAAAGTTTATCACATAGTAAGTGGAGATGTAAATATCATATTGTTTTTGCACCAAAATACCGTAGACAAGTTATTTATAAAAAAATAAGAGTAGATATAGGAAAGATATTAAGACAGTTATGCAAAAGAAAAAAAGTAGAAATAATAGAAGCAGAATGTTGCCCAAATCATATCCATATGTTAGTGGCAATACCACCGCATTTGAGTGTAGCAGGATTTATGGGGTATTTGAAAAGTAAGAGTAGTTTGATGATATTTGATAGACATGCAAATTTAAAATATAAGTATGGAAATAGACATTTTTGGTGCAGAGGATATTATGTAGATACAGTAGGAAAATATGAAAATGCGATAAAAGAATATATAAAAAACCAATTAGAAGAAGACATAATGATAGATCAAATAAGTTTAAAAGAATATATAGACCCGTTTACAGGTAGCAAGGGACAATAA
- a CDS encoding type III restriction-modification system endonuclease, with translation MELILEKGLSHQQKAVEAISAVFENVEISDKLQEYYQNPVINLQSKNLLKNIKKQQEKIIAEHRGSNDIENYLNLDIKMETGTGKTYVYTNTIYELHRQYKMNKFIIVVPSLSIKAGTKQFIEDSYTQKHFADVCGYDSNIELLTLEAQKNKKGKRYFPASVRDFVIGSCQDKKKIYVLLVNMQLLTSGKMLSRDDYDYGVESFYQPLRALEATRPVVIIDEPHRFSKGQKAFSVITEKIKPQCIIRFGATFPEITKGKGKNKYQTRDYHNLIYELDACDAFNQNLIKGIAKEHFESLSHNEEKLKIVNMKRNDYVTFHHIMKDKPIKTYTLKVNEPLSLISSVFEGITITAIKSSSVEFSNGLEKNKGEELDINVYMNSYQEQMLKLALRRHFEAEKINFCQRRFKIKTLALFFIDDIHSYRVDKQSDKKPYLLEMFEKLLREYLKKAIDNCNDEEIEYRLYLEYSLKHIGDCHAGYFSEDNSDTDESIAKEVNDILHNKKMLLSFKNLDGTYNVRRFLFSKWTLKEGWDNPNIFTITKLRSSGSENSKLQEVGRGLRLPVDENGHRVSEENFYLNYIVDFTEADFAQKLINQINGERPSAATVTDEMLRIIADKRGIDSTDQIFFELGCKGYIDRNRNISSDKREQLFNEYPEIATGLNLNKIKDVNRQKPVKIKIRPKVYDKLKNLWETLNQNYVLIYDKDIDNILTEEIDKMLDNSVFTRHYLQSFRQKVDIVSHIAKVKEEGSVEETVDSPLLYGEFLKRINKLTGVPVKVFHKAMINYAQKHKSVDINDFINEQAVNNFVTKFSQWKKNFLQGRFRYKRCDTFLHETALSNSDGTVKSEIVQGRIGTRIVEGKPCEKYLYDKIAYDSDLEKDNILSGEIDNIIVYGKIPRRSIAIPTITGGTYSPDFMYVIKRTNGEKELNIIVETKDVKEQSNLRDEENIKIDCAKIFFEQLKQDGYDVKFKKQLSGKKIKAIIDEVLDFG, from the coding sequence ATGGAACTTATACTTGAAAAGGGACTTTCTCATCAGCAAAAGGCAGTTGAAGCGATAAGTGCCGTATTTGAAAATGTAGAGATAAGCGATAAATTGCAGGAGTATTATCAAAATCCCGTTATAAATCTTCAATCAAAAAATTTGCTGAAGAATATAAAAAAACAGCAGGAAAAAATTATTGCAGAGCACAGAGGCAGTAATGATATAGAAAATTATCTTAATCTTGATATAAAAATGGAAACGGGTACGGGAAAAACATATGTATATACGAATACTATTTATGAATTGCACAGGCAGTATAAAATGAATAAATTTATTATCGTTGTGCCAAGTCTGTCCATAAAGGCGGGGACAAAGCAGTTCATTGAAGACAGTTATACGCAGAAACATTTTGCCGATGTATGCGGTTATGACAGTAATATTGAGCTTTTAACTTTGGAAGCACAGAAAAATAAAAAAGGAAAAAGATATTTTCCTGCATCCGTACGTGATTTTGTTATAGGTTCGTGTCAGGATAAAAAGAAAATATATGTACTGCTCGTGAATATGCAACTTTTAACGAGTGGAAAAATGCTTTCGCGTGATGACTATGATTACGGCGTAGAAAGTTTTTATCAGCCGCTTCGTGCATTAGAAGCGACACGGCCGGTTGTCATTATTGATGAACCGCACCGCTTTTCCAAAGGGCAGAAGGCGTTTTCCGTTATAACCGAAAAGATAAAACCGCAATGTATCATTCGTTTCGGGGCAACTTTTCCGGAGATAACGAAAGGAAAAGGAAAAAATAAATATCAAACACGAGATTATCATAATCTGATTTACGAACTTGATGCCTGCGATGCGTTTAATCAAAATCTTATAAAAGGCATAGCAAAAGAACATTTTGAATCGTTGTCGCATAATGAAGAAAAACTGAAAATCGTTAATATGAAACGCAATGATTATGTGACGTTTCATCATATTATGAAGGATAAACCGATAAAAACGTATACGTTGAAAGTGAATGAACCGTTATCGCTTATTAGTTCTGTCTTTGAAGGAATTACCATTACGGCTATAAAATCTTCGTCGGTGGAGTTCTCCAATGGTCTGGAAAAAAACAAAGGTGAAGAGTTGGATATAAATGTATATATGAATTCCTATCAAGAGCAGATGTTAAAACTTGCACTAAGGCGCCATTTTGAAGCGGAAAAAATAAATTTCTGCCAGCGACGCTTCAAGATAAAAACATTGGCACTGTTTTTCATTGATGATATACATTCTTATAGAGTTGATAAGCAATCGGATAAAAAACCGTACCTGTTGGAAATGTTTGAAAAACTGTTGCGGGAATATCTGAAAAAAGCTATAGATAATTGCAATGATGAGGAAATAGAATACAGATTGTATCTGGAATACAGTTTAAAGCATATCGGCGATTGTCATGCCGGTTATTTTTCAGAGGATAATTCTGATACTGATGAAAGTATAGCTAAAGAAGTAAATGATATCTTGCATAATAAGAAAATGCTCCTGTCATTTAAAAATTTAGACGGAACGTATAATGTGCGGCGGTTTTTGTTTTCCAAATGGACACTGAAGGAAGGATGGGACAATCCGAATATCTTTACTATAACGAAATTGCGTTCCAGCGGCAGTGAGAATAGCAAATTGCAGGAAGTAGGAAGAGGGCTTCGTCTGCCGGTGGATGAAAACGGACACCGCGTTTCGGAAGAAAATTTTTATCTGAATTACATTGTTGATTTTACAGAAGCTGATTTTGCGCAGAAATTGATAAATCAGATTAACGGAGAACGCCCAAGTGCAGCAACTGTTACCGATGAAATGTTGCGAATTATTGCGGATAAAAGAGGCATTGATAGTACGGACCAAATATTTTTTGAACTTGGCTGTAAGGGATACATTGATAGGAATAGAAATATATCATCAGATAAACGGGAACAGCTGTTTAATGAATATCCGGAAATTGCAACTGGTTTAAATCTTAATAAGATAAAAGATGTAAACAGGCAAAAACCGGTAAAAATAAAAATTAGACCGAAGGTGTATGATAAATTAAAAAATTTATGGGAAACACTCAATCAGAATTATGTTTTAATTTATGATAAGGATATTGATAATATCCTTACGGAAGAGATAGATAAAATGTTGGATAATAGCGTATTTACGCGTCATTATCTGCAAAGTTTCAGGCAGAAAGTTGATATTGTCAGCCATATAGCCAAAGTAAAGGAAGAAGGCAGTGTAGAAGAAACAGTAGATAGTCCTCTATTGTATGGTGAGTTCTTGAAGCGGATTAATAAATTAACGGGAGTACCGGTAAAAGTATTTCATAAAGCTATGATAAACTATGCACAAAAACATAAATCTGTTGATATTAATGATTTTATTAATGAGCAGGCAGTAAATAATTTTGTAACAAAATTTTCTCAATGGAAGAAAAATTTTCTGCAAGGTAGATTTAGATATAAACGTTGTGATACTTTTTTGCATGAAACGGCACTGTCCAACAGCGATGGAACGGTAAAAAGTGAAATTGTTCAAGGCAGAATTGGTACAAGGATAGTTGAAGGCAAACCGTGTGAAAAATATCTTTATGATAAGATAGCATATGATTCGGATTTGGAAAAGGACAATATTTTATCAGGAGAAATTGATAATATTATCGTTTATGGAAAAATACCGCGCCGCAGTATTGCTATACCGACGATAACAGGCGGGACATACAGTCCCGATTTTATGTATGTGATTAAACGTACAAACGGTGAAAAGGAACTTAATATTATTGTAGAAACGAAAGATGTAAAAGAACAATCGAATTTGAGAGATGAAGAAAACATAAAAATCGATTGTGCTAAAATTTTCTTTGAACAGTTGAAGCAGGATGGCTATGATGTGAAGTTTAAAAAGCAGTTGAGCGGTAAAAAAATAAAAGCAATAATTGATGAAGTTCTTGATTTTGGGTAA
- a CDS encoding site-specific DNA-methyltransferase, whose amino-acid sequence MIRDIVDKNEKVNAGTYEMKKLKEVIPQCFNEDNTFDMEKFQSLLKGKINIRNEGYGLHFLGKSYARMLASLDTETVITPNEEHNAKSENKDSENIYITGDNLDALKHLLKSYIRKIKCIYIDPPYNTGTDGFVYKDSFDFKAEELAERLSIDEDEAQRVLDLTKRGSASHSAWLTFMYPRLLLARDLLTDDGVIFISIDDNEQANLRLLCDEIFGEENFVADFIWNNKYTVSNDTDVSYQHEHITCFAKNRSNFNLNLLDRTEKQNKMYRNKDNDPKGAWKPTPLHARSGNENNLYEITFPNGVVWKAPTGRYPRYSKERLLELYNSGELYFNENGGIDKKTYLSEVRNGVTCGTFWSYEVVGHSHGNNEELANLMGKGIFNDPKGVPLLSRVVRLSTGKNDIILDFFSGSATTAHAVMDLNAKDNGNRKFIMVQLAEEIAENKPAYKAGYRTIDEIGRERIVRAAKKIREENPDTAADLGFKHYVLNDVSDNVFDTLEEFKPDENLISDNHILNMFGAKTVLTTWLVYDGYGFSPEVEIVKFGEYTAYHCQKHLYFIYDNFDDEAIQALIEKYDGDGMFNPENLIVFGYSFTWTQMQMIKDNLHRLKVTDRNIAVNIDIRY is encoded by the coding sequence ATGATACGTGATATTGTAGATAAGAATGAAAAAGTGAATGCAGGCACATATGAGATGAAAAAATTAAAAGAAGTTATACCGCAGTGTTTTAATGAGGATAATACTTTTGATATGGAAAAGTTTCAATCTTTATTGAAAGGCAAAATAAATATCAGAAATGAAGGGTACGGGCTTCATTTTCTGGGTAAAAGTTATGCCCGTATGCTGGCGAGTTTGGATACGGAAACGGTTATTACACCGAATGAAGAACATAATGCAAAAAGTGAAAATAAAGATAGCGAAAATATCTATATTACAGGCGACAATCTCGATGCGTTGAAACATCTTTTGAAATCGTATATCAGAAAGATAAAGTGCATTTATATCGACCCGCCGTATAATACAGGCACGGACGGCTTTGTCTATAAAGACAGTTTTGATTTTAAAGCAGAAGAGCTGGCGGAAAGATTGAGTATAGATGAAGATGAAGCACAAAGAGTGCTCGATTTGACGAAAAGAGGCAGTGCCTCTCATTCGGCATGGCTTACTTTTATGTATCCGCGACTTTTACTTGCCCGCGATTTACTGACCGATGACGGAGTTATTTTTATTTCTATAGACGATAATGAACAGGCAAATTTAAGATTACTTTGTGATGAAATTTTCGGTGAAGAAAATTTTGTAGCTGATTTTATATGGAATAATAAATATACAGTTTCAAATGATACAGATGTATCTTATCAGCATGAACATATAACTTGTTTTGCCAAAAATCGTTCTAATTTTAACTTAAATTTATTAGATAGAACAGAAAAACAAAATAAAATGTATAGAAATAAAGATAATGATCCTAAGGGAGCATGGAAACCAACACCATTACATGCAAGAAGTGGAAATGAAAATAATTTATATGAAATAACATTTCCAAATGGTGTTGTTTGGAAAGCTCCTACTGGACGATATCCAAGATATTCAAAAGAACGATTATTAGAATTATACAATTCTGGTGAATTATATTTTAACGAAAATGGTGGAATTGATAAGAAAACATATTTATCGGAAGTACGAAATGGTGTTACATGTGGAACTTTTTGGAGTTATGAAGTAGTAGGTCATTCTCATGGGAATAATGAGGAATTGGCAAACTTAATGGGAAAAGGTATATTTAATGATCCTAAAGGTGTGCCTTTATTATCAAGGGTAGTTCGATTATCAACAGGTAAAAATGATATAATATTAGATTTTTTCTCCGGTTCGGCAACTACTGCCCATGCTGTTATGGATTTAAATGCAAAAGATAACGGAAATCGTAAGTTTATTATGGTTCAGCTGGCGGAGGAGATTGCGGAAAATAAACCTGCTTATAAGGCTGGATACAGAACTATTGATGAGATAGGTAGGGAGCGTATTGTGCGTGCCGCAAAAAAGATTAGAGAGGAAAATCCTGATACTGCGGCAGATTTGGGATTTAAGCATTATGTGCTTAATGATGTAAGTGATAATGTATTCGACACATTGGAAGAATTTAAACCGGATGAAAATTTGATTTCGGATAATCATATACTTAATATGTTCGGGGCTAAAACGGTACTTACTACATGGCTTGTTTATGACGGTTACGGCTTTAGCCCGGAAGTTGAAATAGTGAAATTCGGCGAATATACGGCTTATCACTGCCAGAAGCATTTGTACTTTATCTATGATAATTTTGATGATGAAGCTATACAGGCATTGATTGAAAAATATGACGGCGATGGAATGTTCAATCCTGAAAATTTAATTGTGTTCGGATACAGTTTCACATGGACACAAATGCAAATGATTAAAGACAATCTGCACAGATTGAAAGTAACAGACAGAAATATTGCCGTGAATATTGATATAAGATATTGA